In the Streptomyces sp. BHT-5-2 genome, one interval contains:
- a CDS encoding class II 3-deoxy-7-phosphoheptulonate synthase: MTVNAETHAGGNTWRDLPAAQQPDWPDQEALRDVIAELESYPPLVFAGECDQLRERLGAVARGEAFLLQGGDCAEAFDAVSAEHIRNKLKTLLQMGAVLTYAGSVPVVKVGRIAGQYSKPRSKPTETRDGVTLPTYRGDSVNGFEFTEAARIPDPKRLQRMYHASAATLNLVRAFTTGGYADLRQVHAWNQDFVKSSPSGQRYEALAREIDRAMNFMNACGVDPEEFRTVEFYSSHEALILDYESALTRVDSRTGNLYDVSGHMVWIGERTRQLDGAHIEFASRIRNPIGVKLGPTSTPEDALTLIDRLDPHREPGRLTFITRMGADKIRDKLPHLVEKVTASGAQVVWICDPMHGNTFEAASGHKTRRFDDVLDEVKGFFEVHKSLGTHPGGIHVELTGDDVTECVGGGDEIFVDDLHQRYETACDPRLNRSQSLDLAFLVAEMYRDQ; this comes from the coding sequence GTGACCGTGAACGCTGAAACCCACGCCGGTGGCAACACCTGGCGAGACCTGCCCGCGGCGCAGCAGCCCGACTGGCCGGACCAAGAGGCTCTGCGCGATGTGATCGCCGAGCTCGAGTCCTATCCGCCGCTGGTCTTCGCCGGCGAGTGCGACCAGCTGCGCGAGCGCCTGGGCGCGGTCGCCCGAGGCGAGGCGTTCCTGCTGCAGGGCGGCGACTGCGCGGAGGCGTTCGACGCCGTCTCCGCCGAGCACATCCGCAACAAGCTCAAGACGCTCCTCCAGATGGGCGCCGTGCTGACGTACGCCGGGTCCGTCCCGGTGGTCAAGGTCGGCCGGATCGCCGGCCAGTACAGCAAGCCGCGCTCCAAGCCGACCGAGACCCGCGACGGGGTGACCCTGCCGACGTACCGCGGCGACTCCGTCAACGGCTTCGAGTTCACCGAGGCGGCCCGCATCCCGGACCCGAAGCGGCTCCAGCGGATGTACCACGCCTCCGCGGCGACGCTGAACCTCGTCCGTGCCTTCACCACCGGCGGCTACGCCGACCTGCGCCAGGTGCACGCCTGGAACCAGGACTTCGTGAAGTCCTCGCCCTCCGGCCAGCGTTACGAGGCGCTGGCCCGCGAGATCGACCGGGCGATGAACTTCATGAACGCCTGCGGGGTGGACCCGGAGGAGTTCCGGACCGTCGAGTTCTACTCCTCGCACGAGGCGCTGATCCTGGACTACGAGTCGGCGCTGACCCGTGTCGACTCCCGCACCGGGAACCTCTACGACGTCTCGGGCCACATGGTCTGGATCGGCGAGCGCACCCGCCAACTGGACGGCGCGCACATCGAGTTCGCCTCCCGGATCCGCAATCCGATCGGGGTGAAGCTCGGCCCGACGTCGACCCCGGAGGACGCGCTCACCCTCATCGACCGGCTCGACCCGCACCGCGAGCCCGGCCGGCTCACCTTCATCACGCGGATGGGCGCGGACAAGATCCGCGACAAGCTCCCCCACCTCGTGGAGAAGGTCACCGCCTCCGGCGCCCAGGTCGTGTGGATCTGCGACCCGATGCACGGCAACACCTTCGAGGCGGCCTCGGGCCACAAGACCCGCCGCTTCGACGACGTGCTCGACGAGGTCAAGGGCTTCTTCGAGGTCCACAAGAGCCTCGGCACGCACCCGGGCGGCATCCACGTCGAGCTGACCGGTGACGACGTCACCGAGTGCGTGGGCGGCGGCGACGAGATCTTCGTCGACGACCTGCACCAGCGCTACGAGACCGCCTGCGACCCGCGGCTGAACCGCAGCCAGTCGCTGGACCTGGCCTTCCTGGTGGCGGAGATGTACCGCGACCAGTAG
- a CDS encoding anthranilate synthase family protein, which produces MHPHPHPQPRPDAAALVQRLLDPACPPFALLRRRAPGRDGTLVEVLIGEVTEVERLADIPLGEGVPTGPVTDALALVPFRQIRERGFRAHDDGTPLAVLRPAERHELPLDALLAALPAHAVRVDGGAFDVDDAAYAEIVERVVREEIGTGEGANFVVRRTFEGEVPGFSAADALALFRRLLAGERGAYWTFVVHQPGVRTLVGASPEVHVRMAGGTVVMNPISGTYRYPAEGPTAEDLLAFLGDRKEVEELSMVVDEELKMMCTVGDQGGVVVGPRLKEMAHLAHTEYELRGRSTLDVREVLKETMFAATVTGSPVQNACRVIERHEPVGPDGRGRGYYAGALALIGRDASGTQTLDSPILIRTADIGAEGRLRVPVGATLVRASDPAGEVAETHAKAAGVLTALGVRPAPVRPAAGPAPRLADDPRVRAALDARRADLAPFWLRMQTTAPVAGLHGHALVVDAEDTFTAMLAHLLRTSGLTVTVRRYDEPGLRAAALAHEGPVVLGPGPGDPTDTADPKMRFLRSLTADLVASHHQGILGVCLGHELLAVELGLEIVRKEVPFQGAQERIDFFGRTETVGFYNTFTARCDDRTAAELAMHRVEVSRDETTGEVHALRGPGFAGVQFHPESVLTLDGAAVTARLLAAVLV; this is translated from the coding sequence ATGCACCCCCACCCCCACCCCCAGCCCCGGCCCGACGCCGCCGCACTGGTCCAGCGGCTGCTGGACCCCGCCTGCCCGCCGTTCGCCCTGCTCCGCCGCCGCGCCCCGGGCCGGGACGGCACCCTCGTCGAGGTGCTGATCGGCGAGGTCACCGAGGTCGAGCGGCTGGCCGACATCCCGCTCGGCGAAGGGGTGCCGACCGGGCCGGTCACCGACGCGCTGGCCCTGGTCCCGTTCCGGCAGATCCGCGAGCGCGGCTTCCGGGCGCACGACGACGGCACCCCGCTGGCCGTGCTGCGCCCCGCCGAGCGCCACGAGCTGCCGCTGGACGCGCTGCTGGCCGCGCTCCCGGCGCACGCCGTGCGGGTGGACGGCGGGGCCTTCGACGTCGACGACGCGGCCTACGCGGAGATCGTCGAGCGGGTGGTGCGGGAGGAGATCGGCACCGGCGAGGGCGCCAACTTCGTCGTCCGCCGGACCTTCGAGGGGGAGGTCCCCGGCTTCTCGGCGGCCGACGCGCTGGCGCTGTTCCGGCGGCTGCTGGCCGGCGAGCGCGGCGCGTACTGGACGTTCGTGGTGCACCAGCCGGGGGTGCGCACGCTGGTCGGCGCGAGCCCCGAGGTGCACGTCCGGATGGCCGGCGGCACCGTGGTGATGAACCCGATCAGCGGGACCTACCGCTACCCGGCCGAGGGGCCCACCGCGGAGGACCTGCTGGCGTTCCTCGGCGACCGCAAGGAGGTCGAGGAACTGTCGATGGTGGTCGACGAGGAACTGAAGATGATGTGCACCGTCGGCGACCAGGGCGGGGTGGTGGTCGGGCCCCGGCTCAAGGAGATGGCGCACCTCGCGCACACCGAGTACGAGCTGCGCGGCCGCTCCACCCTGGACGTGCGGGAGGTCCTCAAGGAGACGATGTTCGCGGCGACGGTCACCGGGTCGCCGGTGCAGAACGCCTGCCGGGTCATCGAGCGGCACGAGCCGGTCGGCCCGGACGGGCGCGGCCGCGGCTACTACGCGGGCGCGCTGGCGCTGATCGGCCGGGACGCGAGCGGGACGCAGACGCTGGACTCCCCGATCCTGATCCGCACCGCGGACATCGGCGCCGAAGGGCGGCTGCGGGTGCCGGTCGGCGCCACCCTGGTGCGCGCCTCCGACCCGGCCGGCGAGGTGGCCGAGACGCACGCCAAGGCGGCCGGGGTGCTCACCGCGCTGGGGGTCCGGCCGGCGCCCGTACGGCCCGCGGCCGGGCCGGCGCCGCGGCTGGCCGACGACCCCCGGGTGCGGGCCGCGTTGGACGCCCGCCGCGCCGACCTGGCCCCCTTCTGGCTCCGGATGCAGACCACCGCCCCGGTCGCCGGGCTGCACGGCCACGCCCTGGTGGTCGACGCCGAGGACACCTTCACCGCGATGCTGGCGCATCTGCTGCGCACCTCGGGGCTGACGGTGACGGTCCGCCGCTACGACGAGCCGGGCCTGCGCGCGGCCGCCCTCGCGCACGAGGGACCGGTGGTGCTGGGCCCGGGGCCCGGCGACCCGACCGACACCGCCGACCCCAAGATGCGCTTCCTGCGGTCCCTCACCGCCGACCTGGTCGCGTCCCACCACCAAGGCATCCTGGGCGTGTGCCTCGGCCACGAACTGCTCGCCGTGGAGCTGGGGTTGGAGATCGTCCGCAAGGAGGTCCCGTTCCAGGGCGCCCAGGAGCGGATCGACTTCTTCGGGCGGACCGAGACGGTGGGCTTCTACAACACCTTCACGGCCCGCTGCGACGACCGGACCGCGGCCGAACTCGCCATGCACCGCGTGGAGGTGAGCCGGGACGAGACCACCGGCGAGGTGCACGCGCTGCGCGGCCCGGGCTTCGCCGGGGTGCAGTTCCACCCCGAGTCGGTGCTGACCCTGGACGGCGCCGCGGTCACCGCGCGGCTGCTGGCAGCTGTCCTCGTGTGA
- a CDS encoding 2-hydroxyacid dehydrogenase produces the protein MEIVAFGVQTDERKLLERAFAGRHQVRCLDVFLNRDTAPIAHGYEIVSTSANDDLSAEVLQTLAAGGSKMVAQRSTGFNNIDLEAAADLALTVGRVSAYSPYAVAEFAWLLALAVNRRLVPAANRTRNFDFRLDGLMGRDLHGRTAGVLGTGRIGTAFARIAHGFGMRLLGWDLVENPECRALGMAYVPRERLFAEADLVTLHVPLTDDTRHLVDAAALAAMKDDAILVNSSRGGLIDTAALVETLKARRLTGVGLDVYEEEAGLFFRDRSLDVIGDDVLARLMTFANVLVTSHQAYFTEEAVGRIIETTVANVEDHLAGRTSENLLVTRGQLPAAAR, from the coding sequence GTCCGCTGCCTGGACGTCTTCCTCAACCGCGACACCGCCCCCATCGCGCACGGCTACGAGATCGTCTCCACCTCCGCCAACGACGACCTGAGCGCCGAGGTGCTGCAGACCCTCGCCGCCGGCGGCAGCAAGATGGTCGCCCAGCGCTCCACCGGCTTCAACAACATCGACCTGGAGGCCGCGGCCGATCTCGCCCTGACCGTCGGCCGGGTCTCCGCCTACTCGCCGTACGCGGTCGCCGAGTTCGCCTGGCTGCTGGCGCTGGCGGTGAACCGGCGGCTGGTCCCGGCCGCCAACCGCACCCGCAACTTCGACTTCCGGCTGGACGGCCTGATGGGCCGCGACCTGCACGGCCGCACGGCCGGGGTGCTCGGCACCGGCCGGATCGGCACCGCCTTCGCCCGGATCGCCCACGGCTTCGGGATGCGGCTGCTGGGCTGGGACCTCGTCGAGAACCCGGAGTGCCGGGCGCTCGGCATGGCCTACGTCCCCCGGGAGCGGCTGTTCGCCGAGGCGGACCTGGTCACCCTGCACGTCCCGCTGACCGACGACACCCGGCACCTGGTCGACGCCGCCGCGCTGGCCGCCATGAAGGACGACGCGATCCTGGTCAACTCCAGCCGCGGCGGGCTGATCGACACCGCGGCCCTGGTCGAGACGCTCAAGGCCCGCCGGCTCACCGGCGTCGGCCTGGACGTCTACGAGGAGGAGGCCGGGCTGTTCTTCCGGGACAGGTCCCTGGACGTCATCGGCGACGACGTCCTGGCCCGGCTGATGACCTTCGCGAACGTGCTGGTCACCTCGCACCAGGCGTACTTCACCGAGGAGGCGGTCGGCCGGATCATCGAGACCACCGTGGCCAACGTGGAGGACCATCTGGCCGGCCGCACCAGCGAGAACCTCCTGGTCACACGAGGACAGCTGCCAGCAGCCGCGCGGTGA